From a single Myotis daubentonii chromosome 5, mMyoDau2.1, whole genome shotgun sequence genomic region:
- the LZTS1 gene encoding leucine zipper putative tumor suppressor 1 translates to MGSVSSLISGHGFHSKHCRASQYKLRKSSHLKKLNRYSDGLLRFGFSQDSGHGKSSSKMGKSEDFFYIKVSQKARGAHHPDYTALSSGDLGGQAGVDFGPSTPPKLMPFSNQLEMASEKGAVRPTAFKPVLPRSGAVLHASPESTGHQLHPAPSDKPKEQEPRPGQCSGALSDSGRNSMSSLPTHSTSSSYQLDPLVTAVGPASRFGGSAHNITQGILLQDSNMMSLKALSFSDGGSKLAHPSKADRGPSCVRSPISTDECAIQELEQKLLEREGELQKLRRSFDEKELASSQAYEERPWRYPEELEGPEPKSSGRLKASQKGQRTQQVLHLQVLQLQQEKRQLRQELESLMKEQDLLESKLRSYEKEKTSFGPALEETQWEVCQKSGEISLLKQQLKESQMEVNAKASEILSLKAQLKDTRGKLEGMELKTRDLEGALRTKGLELEVCENELQRKKNESELLREKVNLLEQELQDLRAQAALQRDCAPRGPVLGAGPGPTFSEDIPALQRELERLRAELKEERQGHDQMSSGFQHERLVWKEEKEKVIQYQKQLQQSYLAMYQRNQRLEKALQQLAHRDGAGEALEIDLEGADIPYEDIIATEI, encoded by the exons ATGGGCAGCGTCAGTAGCCTCATCTCCGGCCACGGCTTCCACAGCAAGCACTGCCGCGCTTCGCAGTACAAGCTGCGCAAGTCCTCCCACCTCAAGAAACTCAACCGCTACTCGGACGGGCTGCTCAGATTCGGCTTCTCCCAGGACTCGGGGCATGGCAAGTCCAGCTCCAAAATGGGCAAGAGTGAAGACTTCTTCTACATTAAAGTCAGCCAGAAGGCCCGGGGCGCCCACCACCCCGATTACACTGCACTGTCCAGTGGGGACCtggggggccaggctggggtggaCTTCGGCCCATCTACCCCACCCAAGCTCATGCCCTTCTCCAATCAGCTAGAAATG GCCTCAGAGAAGGGTGCGGTGCGGCCCACAGCCTTCAAGCCGGTGCTGCCGCGATCAGGAGCCGTCCTGCACGCCTCCCCCGAGAGCACCGGCCACCAGCTGCACCCCGCCCCCTCGGACAAGCCCAAGGAGCAGGAGCCGAGGCCTGGCCAGTGCTCCGGGGCTCTGTCCGACTCCGGCCGCAACTCCATGTCCAGCCTGCCCACAcacagcaccagcagcagctaCCAGCTGGACCCGCTGGTCACGGCCGTGGGGCCCGCCAGCCgttttgggggctcagcccacaACATCACCCAGGGCATCCTCCTCCAGGACAGCAACATGATGAGCCTGAAGGCGCTGTCCTTCTCCGACGGCGGCAGCAAGCTGGCCCACCCGAGCAAGGCGGACAGGGGCCCCTCCTGCGTGCGCTCGCCCATCTCCACGGACGAGTGCGCCATCCAGGAGCTCGAGCAGAAGCTGCTGGAGAGGGAGGGCGAGCTACAGAAGCTGCGGCGCAGCTTTGACGAGAAGGAGCTGGCCTCCAGCCAGGCCTACGAGGAGCGGCCGTGGCGCTACCCCGAGGAGCTGGAGGGCCCCGAGCCCAAGAGCAGCGGCCGGCTGAAGGCCTCGCAGAAGGGCCAGCGCACACAGCAGGTGCTGCACCTGCAGGTGCTGCAGCTCCAGCAGGAGAAGCGGCAGCTCCGGCAGGAGCTTGAGAGCCTCATGAAGGAGCAGGACCTGCTGGAGAGCAAGCTGCGGTCCTACGAGAAGGAGAAGACCAGCTTCGGCCCCGCGCTGGAGGAGACCCAGTGGGAG GTGTGCCAGAAGTCGGGCGAGATCTCCCTCCTGAAGCAGCAGCTGAAGGAGTCCCAGATGGAGGTCAACGCCAAGGCCAGTGAGATCCTCAGTCTGAAGGCGCAGCTGAAGGACACGCGGGGCAAGCTGGAGGGCATGGAGCTGAAGACGCGGGATTTGGAGGGCGCGCTGCGCACCaagggcctggagctggaggtCTGCGAGAACGAGCTGCAGCGCAAGAAGAACGAGTCGGAGCTCCTGCGGGAGAAGGTGAACctgctggagcaggagctgcaggaCCTGCGGGCGCAGGCCGCCCTGCAGCGGGACTGCGCGCCCCGGGGGCCGGTgctgggggccgggccggggcccaCCTTCTCCGAGGACATCCCGGCCCTGCAGCGGGAGCTGGAGCGGCTGCGGGCTGAGCTCAAGGAGGAGCGGCAAGGCCACGACCAGATGTCCTCAGGCTTCCAGCACGAGCGGCTGGtttggaaggaggagaaagagaaggtgaTCCAGTACCAGAAGCAGCTGCAGCAGAGCTACCTGGCCATGTACCAGCGGAACCAGCGCCTGGAGAAGGCCCTGCAGCAGCTGGCCCACAGAGACGGGGCCGGGGAGGCTCTGGAGATTGACCTTGAAGGGGCCGACATCCCCTACGAGGACATCATAGCCACCGAGATCtga